A genome region from Fodinibius salicampi includes the following:
- a CDS encoding arylesterase has product MKRLLTLFVTFFLLILSVHGQDNPQRILFFGDSITAGHGIDENEAFPALIQQRIDSLGWNYKVINGGLSGETSAGGLRRIDWMLRQPVDVFVLELGGNDGLRGVDLSTTKDNLQKIIDKVREKYPEATIVLAGMQVPPNLGQEYTEEFRKMYPELAEENDTELVPFLLEGVGGNKELNQSDGIHPTAEGHKVLAENVWEVLKPILKIKKEE; this is encoded by the coding sequence ATGAAACGACTTTTAACACTTTTTGTTACGTTTTTTTTATTAATCCTGTCTGTTCATGGACAAGATAATCCCCAGCGCATACTTTTCTTTGGTGACAGTATCACTGCTGGACATGGAATTGACGAGAATGAGGCGTTTCCCGCCCTTATTCAGCAACGTATCGATTCTCTGGGCTGGAACTATAAGGTTATTAACGGAGGGTTGAGTGGAGAGACCTCGGCGGGGGGGCTTCGACGGATCGATTGGATGCTTCGGCAGCCCGTGGATGTATTCGTGCTGGAGCTGGGAGGAAATGACGGACTTCGGGGCGTGGATTTGAGCACTACTAAAGATAATTTGCAAAAGATAATAGACAAAGTACGCGAAAAGTATCCGGAAGCGACTATTGTATTGGCAGGAATGCAGGTACCACCCAATTTGGGACAGGAATACACCGAGGAATTTCGTAAAATGTATCCTGAACTTGCTGAAGAAAACGATACTGAGCTTGTTCCATTCTTACTGGAAGGTGTAGGGGGGAATAAAGAACTTAATCAGTCAGATGGAATTCATCCCACGGCAGAGGGTCACAAGGTTTTGGCCGAAAATGTTTGGGAAGTGCTGAAACCTATCTTAAAAATTAAGAAAGAAGAGTAA
- a CDS encoding DinB family protein, which translates to MEYLNKQVHHCIWANEIWIEFLSDEGSNDQYLAKMMSHILLSEQAWFQRIFGQEIGQNIWQILPSEQLTDLQEEHRKIYYQLLEQDIDRVISFQRFSGDSGSSSIGDILLHLCTHGQHHRGQMSEYTSKREMDIADTDYISYSIHTEMNNI; encoded by the coding sequence ATGGAATATTTAAATAAACAGGTTCATCATTGTATTTGGGCTAATGAGATTTGGATTGAGTTCCTGTCTGATGAAGGGAGTAATGACCAATATCTTGCGAAGATGATGAGTCATATTTTACTGAGTGAGCAGGCGTGGTTTCAGCGTATCTTCGGCCAGGAAATTGGTCAAAATATCTGGCAGATTTTACCTTCAGAGCAATTAACTGATTTGCAGGAAGAGCACAGGAAAATTTATTATCAGCTTTTAGAGCAGGATATAGACAGGGTTATTAGTTTTCAGCGGTTTAGTGGTGATTCGGGTAGTTCATCTATTGGTGATATCCTCCTTCATCTTTGCACCCATGGTCAACACCACAGGGGACAGATGTCTGAATATACATCAAAACGTGAAATGGATATAGCCGATACAGATTATATCAGTTATAGTATACATACGGAAATGAATAATATTTAA
- a CDS encoding LVIVD repeat-containing protein, which produces MLLAIVAFATYSCAPSSSTVDNSSSATYSSDIKPLEEIEKPSPDPRVGLEAGLFDAEEAIWNLNLLSQTPPPKDFVGVTNSDLAFKDNYAIQGNYNGFMVWDISDPAEPSLVVDFLCPASQSDVSVYGDLLFVSGEGLGGRLDCGTEGVNKAVSEERLRGIRIFDISDIKNPEYISNVQTCRGSHTHSVLDDPKDEENVYVYVSGSAPVRPEEELPGCSSAPPEDDPNSALYRIEVIKVPLDNPEQAAIVNSPRIFENLTEAPTHGLSPADQAKIEKAKEEGAFVADVFGRERIIPDRIIQPMLLNIAKENGREAPTAADSTTLRNNLQDILTERYGSGNDDDEEGDETEERGPNQCHDITLYPEIGLAGGACEGYGLLLDISDPASPKRVDAVADSNFAYWHSATFNNEGDKVLFTDEWGGGGQPKCREDDPYEWGANAIFTIDDNKEMHFQSYFKMPAAQTEQENCVAHNGSLIPVPDRDIMVQSWYQGGISIFDWTDPKNPVEIAFHDRGPVDSTRMQMGGSWSVYWYNGAIVNSEIARGLDIFELEPSPYLTQNEIDAANTIKFDQLNAQGQPKYDWPATFALAKAYVDQLERGRSLSPERLIAIRESISEAEGASGSEQETLLSELADRIEGQAAASEQTAKMKKLTSTLRDLASK; this is translated from the coding sequence ATGCTCCTTGCTATAGTGGCTTTTGCTACTTATTCATGTGCTCCCTCATCCTCCACGGTTGATAATTCTTCTTCTGCTACCTACAGTTCTGATATTAAACCCCTGGAGGAAATAGAGAAACCCAGTCCCGATCCGCGAGTAGGATTAGAAGCAGGATTATTCGATGCGGAAGAGGCAATTTGGAATCTCAATTTGCTTTCCCAAACCCCTCCACCAAAGGATTTTGTGGGAGTAACGAACTCTGACTTGGCGTTTAAAGATAATTATGCTATCCAGGGAAATTATAATGGCTTTATGGTCTGGGATATTTCTGATCCTGCGGAACCAAGCCTTGTGGTTGATTTTCTCTGCCCCGCCTCACAGAGCGATGTGTCTGTTTACGGAGATCTGCTTTTTGTCTCCGGAGAGGGGCTTGGCGGCCGTCTTGATTGTGGCACCGAAGGAGTTAATAAAGCCGTTAGTGAAGAACGCCTCCGTGGTATCCGGATTTTCGATATCTCTGATATTAAAAATCCCGAGTACATTTCGAATGTCCAGACCTGTCGCGGATCTCACACTCATTCCGTTCTGGATGATCCAAAGGATGAGGAAAATGTGTATGTGTACGTTTCTGGTTCTGCCCCGGTACGCCCTGAAGAAGAGCTTCCCGGTTGTTCAAGTGCTCCGCCCGAAGATGATCCCAATTCGGCTCTTTACCGGATTGAGGTAATAAAGGTACCGCTGGATAATCCCGAGCAAGCGGCTATTGTAAACTCACCCCGTATTTTTGAAAATTTGACAGAAGCACCTACGCACGGGCTCTCTCCCGCTGATCAGGCTAAAATTGAAAAGGCTAAAGAAGAAGGAGCATTTGTAGCAGACGTGTTCGGCCGGGAACGTATTATCCCAGATCGAATTATACAGCCTATGCTTCTGAATATTGCAAAGGAAAACGGCCGTGAAGCCCCAACAGCTGCCGATAGCACGACCCTACGTAATAATCTGCAGGATATACTTACTGAACGGTATGGCAGTGGGAATGATGACGATGAAGAAGGTGATGAAACAGAAGAACGAGGACCTAATCAGTGCCATGATATTACCCTTTATCCAGAAATTGGATTGGCGGGAGGCGCTTGTGAGGGATATGGCCTTTTATTGGATATCTCGGATCCTGCAAGCCCCAAACGCGTGGACGCTGTTGCGGATTCAAATTTTGCTTATTGGCACTCTGCAACCTTTAATAATGAAGGAGATAAGGTACTCTTTACGGATGAATGGGGCGGAGGTGGACAGCCAAAGTGCCGCGAGGATGATCCCTACGAATGGGGTGCCAATGCTATTTTTACTATCGATGATAACAAAGAGATGCATTTCCAAAGCTACTTTAAGATGCCTGCCGCCCAGACAGAACAGGAAAACTGTGTGGCGCATAACGGCTCTTTAATTCCGGTACCCGATCGGGATATTATGGTGCAGTCTTGGTACCAGGGTGGGATATCCATCTTTGACTGGACAGATCCGAAAAACCCGGTCGAGATTGCTTTTCATGATCGTGGTCCCGTGGATTCTACACGTATGCAGATGGGCGGAAGCTGGTCTGTATATTGGTACAATGGCGCAATTGTAAATTCAGAAATCGCTCGCGGACTTGATATCTTTGAGCTCGAACCAAGTCCTTACCTTACCCAGAATGAGATCGATGCCGCGAATACTATTAAGTTTGATCAGCTGAATGCCCAGGGACAGCCGAAGTACGACTGGCCTGCTACTTTTGCCCTTGCAAAAGCGTATGTCGATCAGCTTGAGCGCGGTAGGAGCCTATCTCCGGAACGCCTTATCGCTATCAGAGAAAGTATTTCGGAAGCCGAAGGGGCATCTGGTTCGGAACAGGAAACACTCCTTTCAGAATTGGCTGATCGGATAGAAGGGCAGGCTGCAGCCTCTGAACAAACAGCAAAAATGAAGAAACTGACAAGTACATTGCGTGATCTTGCTTCTAAATAA
- a CDS encoding DUF305 domain-containing protein, with product MFNSNIRVLFPFKIVAVLLLFIGTVSCKSTESTKSDETASSSNKSELEELYWEKVEQSRMDFTEADVKFMRGMIAHHAQALIMSRLAPENNAGAAVQRLAARIINAQKDEIASMQQWLRDRDQPAPKIQIEGLDLYIEIDNEPFTSYKKMPGVLSQQKLEELAKAKGTEFDRLFLKYMIEHHAGAVHMVDNLFGTDGAAQDEQAFRLASDIQVDQRTEIDRMQLMLDDLPESG from the coding sequence GTGTTTAACAGTAATATAAGAGTATTATTTCCTTTCAAAATTGTTGCTGTCCTTCTTCTTTTTATTGGAACAGTTTCCTGCAAAAGTACTGAAAGTACAAAATCAGATGAGACTGCGTCTTCCTCGAATAAATCAGAGCTGGAAGAGCTTTACTGGGAGAAGGTGGAGCAGTCCCGCATGGACTTCACGGAAGCCGATGTTAAGTTTATGAGGGGGATGATTGCCCATCATGCACAGGCACTTATCATGTCCCGTTTAGCCCCGGAAAATAATGCCGGTGCTGCAGTTCAGCGATTGGCCGCACGGATTATTAATGCCCAGAAAGATGAAATTGCTTCGATGCAGCAGTGGCTCCGCGATCGGGACCAACCTGCACCGAAAATCCAGATTGAAGGACTGGATTTATATATTGAGATCGATAACGAGCCTTTTACCAGCTACAAAAAAATGCCCGGTGTGCTTTCGCAGCAAAAGCTGGAAGAACTTGCGAAGGCTAAGGGTACTGAGTTCGACCGATTGTTTCTCAAATATATGATTGAACATCATGCCGGTGCGGTACATATGGTTGACAACCTTTTTGGGACCGATGGGGCCGCCCAGGATGAACAGGCCTTCCGGCTGGCCTCAGATATTCAGGTCGACCAGCGGACGGAAATCGACCGGATGCAGCTGATGCTTGATGATTTACCAGAATCAGGTTGA
- a CDS encoding ABC transporter permease, with product MNGTNHPKQKPSINKSSSYMHSFFSGWSWKMAWRDARSNKKRLFIYISAIIIGVAAQVAITSFRDSLNETINNQSKELLGADLEVETEQPFPDTLRAYFDELGGEQATITEFPSMALFPKGGQTRLSNIRALKGNFPFYGTLETDPVSALQQFKSDTSALVDQTLMTQFNLSVGDSVKVGQVTFPISGAVTKVPGEAAAASMVGPRIFIPHSMLDSTKLVQQGSRIEYKRYFKFENGREITPIESKLDSLEESLAMDIDIETIEERQEELGEAVGNLGKFLNLVGFIALLLGGIGVASSIHVYINQKISTASVLRCFGASSNQTMSIFLIQAIVLGFLGALVGTLMGVGIQYLLPSLVSDFFPVDIELTISWLAIGLGLFTGTGVALVFALLPLLALRKASPLYALRTLEESITQLLSQKVKWTTYGLIALTVFGYATLLTESWRAGGLFTLGMIAAFGLLLLTAQLLIKTVKRYFPSHWTYVWRQGLANLYRPHNQTATLMLSLGLGMLLVSTLYFSQDMLMKELDFATRDDAPNLIFFDIQSDQNEGLNNLLDDQDLPILQNVPMVTMRLDSLRGRSIEAVDEDTTTEVHGWALRREYRSTYRDSLIDSETLLEGEWIGTADPSEGPVPVSAAQEIAEDLQLEIGDSLTFDVQGVPISAYVGSIRKVDFQRVQPNFFMLFPAGVLEAAPQIFVTITRTEDTEASARAQQAVVQEYPNVSAIDVSRILETINQFVSKISLAIQFMALFSIITGLIVLGSSVATSRFQRVKESVLLRTIGASRKQIIQILAVEYLFLGVLSALTGLILSVGAAWLLGYFYFDIAFVPNGWVIIGGTALVTALTILIGMVNSRSILNKTPIEVLRAETT from the coding sequence ATGAACGGAACGAACCATCCGAAACAGAAGCCATCAATCAATAAAAGCAGCTCATATATGCACTCCTTCTTTTCAGGCTGGTCGTGGAAAATGGCATGGCGCGATGCCCGCTCTAATAAAAAGCGCCTCTTTATTTATATCTCGGCTATTATTATCGGGGTTGCCGCACAAGTAGCCATTACCTCCTTTCGGGACAGTCTCAACGAAACGATCAATAACCAGTCAAAGGAACTGCTTGGGGCTGATCTTGAAGTTGAAACTGAACAGCCTTTTCCGGATACGCTCAGGGCCTATTTCGATGAGCTGGGTGGTGAACAGGCTACCATCACAGAATTTCCTTCTATGGCGTTATTTCCCAAAGGAGGACAAACCCGTTTGTCTAATATCCGTGCTCTGAAAGGTAATTTCCCGTTTTATGGAACGCTCGAAACGGATCCTGTTTCCGCGCTACAACAATTCAAATCGGATACCTCTGCCCTCGTTGATCAAACATTGATGACCCAATTTAACCTGTCGGTGGGCGATTCCGTAAAAGTAGGTCAGGTAACCTTTCCCATAAGCGGCGCTGTAACCAAAGTGCCGGGTGAAGCGGCAGCGGCCTCCATGGTAGGGCCACGCATCTTTATTCCCCACTCCATGCTCGACTCAACGAAATTGGTACAGCAAGGGAGTCGCATTGAATACAAGCGATATTTCAAATTTGAGAATGGCCGGGAGATTACTCCCATAGAATCAAAGCTCGATTCACTCGAAGAGTCTCTTGCTATGGATATTGATATAGAAACCATAGAAGAGCGACAGGAAGAGTTAGGCGAAGCCGTTGGTAATTTAGGTAAATTTCTAAATCTCGTTGGCTTCATTGCTCTCCTTTTGGGCGGTATCGGGGTAGCCAGTTCCATTCATGTATATATCAACCAGAAAATAAGTACCGCATCGGTACTCCGTTGTTTTGGCGCCTCCTCTAATCAGACTATGAGCATCTTTCTTATACAAGCTATAGTTTTGGGCTTTTTGGGGGCACTCGTTGGAACACTCATGGGCGTAGGTATACAATACCTGCTTCCCTCTTTGGTCAGTGACTTCTTTCCGGTGGATATAGAGCTAACAATATCCTGGCTTGCAATCGGCCTTGGTCTTTTTACCGGTACGGGCGTAGCCCTAGTTTTTGCTCTGCTGCCGCTATTAGCACTCCGTAAAGCCTCGCCACTCTATGCCCTGCGAACGCTAGAAGAATCTATTACGCAACTGCTCTCACAAAAAGTAAAGTGGACTACCTACGGCCTTATAGCGTTAACCGTCTTTGGCTACGCTACCCTGCTTACCGAGAGCTGGCGGGCAGGCGGACTTTTTACACTCGGCATGATCGCCGCCTTTGGATTGCTGCTACTTACTGCTCAGTTACTTATAAAAACAGTTAAACGCTACTTTCCCTCTCATTGGACCTATGTATGGCGACAGGGTTTAGCCAACCTATATCGCCCTCATAATCAAACAGCCACCCTGATGCTTTCACTTGGCCTTGGGATGCTGCTCGTAAGTACGCTCTATTTTAGCCAGGATATGCTGATGAAAGAGCTTGATTTTGCCACCAGGGATGATGCTCCCAATCTTATTTTCTTCGACATACAGTCTGATCAAAATGAGGGACTCAATAACCTCCTTGATGATCAAGACCTCCCTATACTTCAGAATGTACCCATGGTAACCATGCGCCTGGATTCACTGAGGGGACGAAGCATAGAGGCGGTAGATGAAGATACTACCACCGAAGTACATGGATGGGCACTCAGACGGGAATATCGCTCTACCTACCGCGACTCCCTTATCGATTCAGAAACCCTGCTGGAAGGAGAATGGATCGGAACTGCCGATCCTTCCGAAGGCCCTGTACCCGTCTCTGCAGCCCAGGAAATTGCCGAAGATCTTCAGCTTGAAATTGGGGACTCCCTCACCTTCGACGTTCAGGGTGTCCCGATATCAGCTTACGTGGGCAGTATACGAAAAGTTGACTTCCAGCGTGTGCAGCCAAACTTTTTTATGCTATTTCCGGCCGGTGTACTGGAAGCCGCTCCTCAAATTTTTGTAACGATTACACGTACTGAGGATACGGAGGCTTCTGCCAGGGCTCAGCAGGCTGTGGTACAGGAGTATCCCAATGTTTCAGCTATAGATGTAAGCCGTATTTTGGAAACTATCAATCAGTTTGTAAGTAAAATTTCCCTGGCTATCCAGTTTATGGCTCTTTTCAGTATCATAACGGGACTTATTGTCCTAGGCAGCTCAGTTGCCACCAGTCGGTTCCAACGTGTTAAAGAGAGTGTGCTTTTACGTACCATTGGCGCCAGCAGAAAACAGATTATCCAAATACTGGCTGTGGAATATCTCTTTTTGGGCGTTCTTTCCGCCTTAACGGGGTTAATACTTTCCGTAGGAGCCGCCTGGCTACTTGGCTACTTCTATTTTGATATTGCCTTTGTTCCCAATGGATGGGTTATTATCGGGGGCACCGCGCTTGTTACAGCCTTAACGATCCTGATAGGCATGGTAAACAGCAGAAGTATCCTTAACAAAACTCCCATTGAAGTATTACGTGCAGAAACAACCTAA
- a CDS encoding DUF1569 domain-containing protein: protein MTPVKLPLNVKDPDLIDRFFDKNLPEIIDSIDEDIEADWGKMTIHHMIEHLILAFKVSTGKLEVECYTPEEKRSKLQAFLNMNRPMPKGFVNPVTGSGLLDLRYPNLSKAKAKLNEEIQDFLEYYENNPDASQMNPVFGELNGDQWKKFHFKHCYHHLSQFGLIVSSV from the coding sequence ATGACACCTGTTAAACTGCCTCTTAACGTGAAAGATCCTGACTTGATAGACAGGTTCTTCGACAAAAATTTGCCAGAGATTATTGATTCTATTGATGAGGATATAGAAGCGGATTGGGGTAAAATGACGATTCACCACATGATTGAGCATCTGATTCTTGCATTTAAAGTATCAACGGGTAAATTGGAAGTTGAATGCTATACTCCGGAAGAGAAAAGGTCTAAGCTTCAGGCTTTTTTAAATATGAATCGTCCTATGCCTAAGGGGTTTGTAAATCCAGTAACGGGTTCAGGATTACTAGATTTGAGATATCCAAATTTGAGTAAAGCAAAAGCCAAATTAAACGAAGAGATTCAAGACTTTTTAGAGTATTACGAAAACAATCCGGATGCTTCACAAATGAATCCGGTTTTTGGAGAACTAAATGGAGACCAGTGGAAGAAATTTCATTTCAAACATTGCTATCATCACTTATCTCAATTCGGATTAATTGTCTCTAGCGTTTAG
- a CDS encoding SIMPL domain-containing protein, which yields MRALTLLLTSFLAFGTVQAQDNTISINSSATVEIPADRLVFNININAEAEEPQEAYKQHQQREQILLDLLKKHQIKEENISFQPISISNINTHRNDQEPRIRTRQQVSLTLSDFDRYEEIQIALIEGGYDDFSGQFISTESDNGKDQALKDALHTARQKAELIAEQSGLTLTGIHSVDFSYNQSPPRPMMMEMAARDDASGSLISEYAQTVSVSASVSVKYNFMKVN from the coding sequence ATGAGAGCCCTTACTTTACTATTAACTTCTTTTCTCGCTTTCGGAACCGTCCAGGCGCAGGATAATACCATCTCTATCAATTCCTCGGCTACCGTTGAAATTCCGGCCGATCGGTTGGTTTTTAATATCAATATTAATGCCGAAGCAGAAGAGCCTCAGGAAGCATATAAACAACATCAGCAACGGGAACAAATCCTGCTTGATCTCCTGAAGAAACACCAGATCAAGGAAGAGAACATCAGCTTCCAGCCTATCTCGATCTCAAATATCAATACTCATCGCAATGACCAGGAACCGCGCATTCGCACGCGGCAGCAGGTAAGTTTAACGCTCTCCGATTTCGACCGGTACGAAGAGATTCAGATTGCACTAATTGAAGGAGGCTATGATGATTTTAGCGGTCAATTTATATCAACCGAATCCGACAATGGAAAGGATCAAGCACTGAAGGATGCTCTCCATACTGCCCGCCAAAAAGCTGAGCTCATTGCTGAACAAAGTGGCCTTACTCTTACGGGTATTCATTCTGTGGACTTCTCATATAATCAGTCACCTCCCCGTCCTATGATGATGGAAATGGCCGCGCGGGATGATGCCTCAGGAAGTCTTATATCCGAATATGCACAAACAGTAAGTGTATCCGCAAGTGTATCAGTGAAATATAATTTTATGAAAGTGAATTAA
- a CDS encoding threonine/serine dehydratase, translating to MNLVQKIEDAHKRIKNDIFQTPLLYSHWLSNSCDGDVYLKLENEQITGSFKARGSLNKLKWIQEQNLEKHPVTASTGNHGLGFARACELLDIDGTVFLPHNAVDSKVEAIRNYEVDIRFHGDDPYTTERYVRKRAEEEGWIYVSPYNDPEIIAGQGTIGKEILDQQEEIDNILATVGGGGLISGIGSYVKNKLPDTSIIGCQPEHSPAMSVSVRVGEYQEIESKPTLSDGSAGGFEADAITFDLCKKLVDDFILISEDEIRHAIRSMIRHHHKVIEGSAGVAIASLLKNPRRFADQTMVIVVCGANIAPDTLQSILCS from the coding sequence TTGAATTTAGTCCAAAAAATAGAAGACGCACATAAGCGAATCAAAAATGATATTTTTCAAACGCCCCTGCTCTATTCACACTGGCTGAGTAATAGCTGTGATGGTGATGTTTATCTGAAGTTGGAAAATGAGCAGATTACCGGTTCATTTAAAGCCCGTGGCAGCCTGAATAAACTGAAATGGATTCAAGAGCAAAATCTGGAGAAACACCCTGTTACGGCCTCCACCGGAAATCACGGATTGGGATTTGCCCGGGCTTGCGAGCTATTGGATATTGATGGGACGGTTTTCCTGCCTCACAATGCGGTGGATTCCAAAGTAGAAGCGATTCGCAATTATGAAGTGGATATTCGTTTTCACGGAGACGATCCCTATACTACCGAAAGATATGTCCGCAAACGCGCCGAAGAGGAAGGCTGGATCTATGTCTCTCCTTACAATGACCCGGAAATTATAGCGGGACAGGGTACCATCGGAAAAGAAATACTTGACCAGCAGGAGGAAATCGATAACATTTTGGCCACTGTAGGTGGTGGTGGATTAATCTCCGGCATCGGTTCTTATGTCAAAAATAAACTGCCGGATACATCTATTATAGGATGCCAACCGGAGCATTCACCCGCAATGAGTGTAAGCGTCCGCGTCGGTGAGTACCAGGAAATTGAATCAAAACCTACGCTTTCAGATGGTTCTGCCGGTGGATTCGAGGCCGATGCCATTACTTTTGACCTCTGTAAAAAACTGGTAGATGATTTTATCCTGATTTCTGAAGACGAAATTCGGCATGCCATACGTTCTATGATCAGGCACCACCATAAAGTAATTGAAGGATCGGCCGGAGTGGCTATAGCAAGCCTGTTAAAAAATCCGCGTCGTTTTGCAGATCAAACTATGGTAATTGTGGTATGTGGTGCTAATATTGCCCCGGATACCTTACAATCCATTTTATGTTCGTAA
- a CDS encoding Crp/Fnr family transcriptional regulator, giving the protein MKNLINALSFGGILSDEEVEYVTSFFEVQSIKSGDDFLSIGMTSDRIGFVDEGILREYIIGGDAKEIIKHFICKNQFAVALESFYDNKPSALGIEAVTKCRILSIQRRKWNKLYEEVPNLYILTKSLTESALLNKIKNKEFLHFGSAKDKYLEFINRYPDLALKVPQQHIASYLHITPQSLSRIRRELS; this is encoded by the coding sequence ATGAAAAACCTTATCAATGCTCTGAGTTTCGGAGGGATATTGTCTGATGAAGAGGTGGAATATGTAACCAGTTTTTTTGAAGTACAAAGCATTAAGTCCGGTGACGATTTTTTATCCATAGGCATGACTTCCGATCGCATTGGTTTTGTCGATGAAGGCATCTTACGGGAATATATCATTGGAGGTGATGCGAAGGAAATTATCAAACATTTTATCTGTAAAAACCAATTTGCCGTAGCTCTTGAAAGTTTTTATGATAATAAACCGAGCGCTTTGGGTATAGAGGCTGTAACCAAGTGCAGGATCTTATCCATCCAACGCAGAAAGTGGAATAAGTTGTATGAAGAGGTTCCTAATTTGTATATCCTTACTAAGAGTTTAACGGAATCAGCGTTGCTCAACAAAATAAAGAACAAGGAATTCCTGCATTTTGGATCTGCCAAGGATAAATACCTGGAGTTTATAAATCGTTATCCGGATCTTGCGTTGAAGGTTCCGCAACAGCATATTGCTTCATATTTGCATATTACACCACAGTCTTTGAGCAGGATACGGCGCGAGTTATCATAA
- a CDS encoding ABC transporter ATP-binding protein, which produces MGTNHILEVTDITQQFRSGDQKLTVLDQINFSVEEGTTCAIVGPSGSGKTTLLGLCAGLDRPTDGKINLNQIDLGPLTEDQRAQVRNKHVGFVFQTFQLVPTLTALENVMVPLELRGTNPKEVEHDARELLTEVGLGDRLQHYPAQLSGGEQQRVAIARAFINRPKILFADEPTGNLDSETGHTIEELLFDLNRISGTTLVLVTHDHSLAEQCQRIIHLKNGRIHSDERNEPSETEAINQ; this is translated from the coding sequence ATGGGTACAAATCATATCTTGGAAGTTACCGATATTACCCAACAATTCAGAAGCGGTGATCAAAAACTTACCGTTTTAGACCAAATTAATTTCTCTGTGGAGGAAGGCACCACCTGCGCCATTGTGGGACCTTCCGGGAGTGGGAAAACCACTCTATTGGGACTCTGTGCCGGACTTGATCGGCCTACCGATGGCAAAATAAACCTAAACCAAATTGATCTAGGTCCACTTACCGAAGACCAACGCGCACAAGTACGAAATAAACATGTTGGTTTTGTTTTCCAAACTTTTCAGCTGGTACCTACTCTTACCGCTCTGGAAAATGTTATGGTTCCACTGGAGCTCAGAGGAACTAATCCCAAAGAAGTCGAACATGATGCCCGGGAGTTACTCACTGAAGTAGGACTTGGGGATCGCCTCCAGCACTATCCTGCCCAACTTTCGGGTGGCGAACAGCAGCGCGTTGCCATCGCTAGGGCTTTTATCAATCGGCCGAAAATCTTATTTGCTGATGAGCCTACCGGTAATCTCGACTCTGAAACGGGCCACACCATAGAAGAACTACTTTTTGATCTCAACCGCATCAGCGGCACCACGCTGGTGCTGGTTACACACGACCACTCCCTGGCCGAGCAGTGTCAGCGTATCATTCATCTGAAGAACGGCCGTATTCACAGCGATGAACGGAACGAACCATCCGAAACAGAAGCCATCAATCAATAA
- a CDS encoding OmpA family protein produces the protein MTTFKKATILTICIGFLAFTFEGCKNWSNTAKGGAGGAAAGGLAGAIIGKAAGNTVNGAIIGAAVGGAAGAAIGNYMDRQAEEIDEELENAKVERVGEGIKITFDSGILFDFDSYALREASRENIRELSDILQKYEDTEILFAGHTDSQGSAEYNQGLSEDRAKSVASYTSEQGVSSERMIITGYGEEDPVADNSTEAGRQQNRRVEIAIYANDELKEKAKNGEIGEG, from the coding sequence ATGACAACATTCAAAAAAGCTACTATACTAACGATTTGTATTGGTTTTTTGGCCTTTACGTTTGAAGGTTGTAAAAACTGGAGTAACACAGCCAAAGGCGGTGCAGGAGGTGCTGCTGCCGGAGGATTAGCTGGTGCCATCATTGGTAAAGCTGCCGGTAATACGGTAAACGGAGCTATTATTGGCGCTGCTGTAGGTGGAGCAGCTGGTGCGGCTATCGGTAACTACATGGACCGCCAGGCCGAAGAGATAGACGAAGAGCTTGAGAATGCCAAGGTAGAACGCGTAGGTGAAGGTATTAAAATAACCTTCGATTCCGGTATATTGTTTGACTTCGACTCCTATGCCCTGCGGGAAGCTTCCAGGGAAAATATTCGTGAACTTTCCGATATCCTTCAGAAATATGAGGATACAGAAATCCTGTTTGCCGGGCATACCGACAGCCAGGGTTCTGCAGAATACAACCAGGGACTTTCAGAAGACCGGGCTAAATCGGTAGCCAGTTATACCTCAGAACAGGGAGTTTCCAGCGAACGCATGATTATTACAGGTTACGGGGAAGAAGATCCTGTAGCCGACAACAGTACCGAAGCCGGACGTCAACAGAATAGAAGGGTAGAAATCGCGATCTATGCCAACGATGAGCTTAAAGAGAAGGCCAAGAATGGCGAAATAGGCGAAGGATAA